One Desulfobulbus oligotrophicus DNA segment encodes these proteins:
- a CDS encoding DEAD/DEAH box helicase family protein, translating to MKIMDSINFEMLRKQWPELATLGGFAELYVRTDASSALIKLRTFAEQMVAGIYQFHNLALPYQQNLFDLLAEEPFKQAVPKVVLDKLHQIRLDGNKAAHGKPVDSPAALACLREAWGLGWWYFATYGGGKADECFAFQEPPEDIKAKLKKEKKAALEKLAAQEAQLQELLQQVDALRAQAKAAEKSEAELHALKTAGQAAADALKFDEATTRKRLIDKQLIAVGWNIDPNGGNTAEVSLEEAVAHQPTTTGTGYADYVLWDDTGKPLAVIEAKKTSASPENGRTQAKLYADGLEKKHGQRPVIFYTNGFDITIWDDAQGYPPRQIFGFYSKDSLQYLIRQRQTKQPLAKVEPKKEIIGTRMYQIQAIQAVCERFSAKQRKALIVQATGTGKTRVATAIIDALVRANWGIRVLFLCDRLELRKQAKNTITDFIKEPWTYVTSQTAQDRTKRLYFATYPAMMKIFQTFDTGFFDLIIADESHRSIYNRYSDLFKWFDSLQVGLTATPVDKINRNTFRLFNCQDKYPTVYYPLEQAIKEHYLVPYEVYTHTTGFLRDGIKFNQLSEDQREELEDAGENPELFNFDPQDIDKKIFNRDTNRQIIRNLMEHGIRDGMGQLPGKTIIFARNHNHAVLLAQVFDELYPQYGGTFCQVIDNYDPRAEQLIDDFKDPANPLTIAVSVDMLDTGIDVPEVVNLVFAKPIFSWVKFWQMIGRGTRLCENLFGPGKDKKNFRIFDHWGNFERFEIDRPEADPAPSKSIMQLVFEARISLAETALAKGELDTVRDTVELIRKDLNALPEETIAVRERWRERSGLLAQGVLDQFAPATVAALRNEMAPLMQWVYTRDHSDAYAFDLLTVNAQVELLRQSGRFTDCKDQIQERVNGLLKHLNPVQAKIDLIKQVASSEFWDMINVATLETLRQELRGIMHHRQKPTVNPLPPKTIDVADGEVELNRRTSNVKSIDMQLYRQLVEETLEQLFVTNPALQKIRRGEPVSQQDLNSLVSLVLTQNPDVNLELLREFFPDSTPPLDFIIRTIIGMEPEAVEERFAAFARRFADNSRQTLFLRLLKNHIQKYGAITVEKLYEEPFTTIASDGLDGVFTSEDQVDELITILETFQPKTGAPTA from the coding sequence ATGAAGATCATGGACTCGATAAATTTTGAGATGCTGCGCAAGCAATGGCCAGAGCTGGCCACTTTGGGCGGCTTTGCCGAGCTGTATGTCCGCACCGATGCTTCGAGCGCGCTGATCAAACTGCGCACCTTTGCCGAGCAGATGGTGGCCGGCATCTATCAGTTCCACAATCTTGCCCTGCCGTATCAGCAAAACCTCTTCGATCTGCTCGCCGAGGAACCCTTCAAGCAAGCCGTACCCAAGGTGGTTCTGGACAAACTGCATCAAATTCGGCTGGACGGCAACAAAGCGGCGCACGGCAAGCCGGTGGACAGTCCGGCCGCCCTGGCCTGCCTGCGTGAGGCGTGGGGTCTTGGCTGGTGGTATTTTGCCACCTATGGCGGCGGCAAAGCCGACGAATGTTTTGCCTTTCAGGAGCCTCCCGAAGACATCAAGGCCAAACTCAAGAAGGAGAAGAAAGCGGCCCTGGAGAAGCTCGCCGCCCAGGAGGCGCAACTTCAAGAATTGCTCCAGCAGGTCGATGCCCTACGCGCCCAGGCAAAAGCCGCCGAGAAATCCGAGGCCGAACTGCATGCGCTCAAGACCGCCGGCCAGGCTGCCGCCGACGCCCTCAAGTTTGATGAGGCAACCACCAGAAAGCGCCTCATCGACAAACAACTGATCGCTGTTGGCTGGAATATCGATCCCAACGGCGGCAACACCGCTGAAGTGTCCCTGGAGGAGGCTGTTGCCCATCAACCCACCACCACCGGCACGGGTTATGCCGATTATGTCCTCTGGGATGATACCGGCAAGCCGCTGGCAGTCATCGAGGCCAAAAAAACCTCCGCCAGCCCCGAGAACGGCCGCACCCAGGCGAAGCTCTATGCGGATGGGCTGGAAAAGAAGCACGGTCAGCGACCGGTGATCTTCTACACCAATGGCTTTGATATCACCATCTGGGACGACGCCCAAGGGTATCCTCCCCGCCAGATATTCGGCTTTTACTCCAAGGACAGCCTGCAATACCTGATCCGCCAGCGCCAGACCAAGCAACCCCTCGCCAAGGTGGAGCCGAAAAAAGAAATCATCGGCACCCGCATGTACCAGATTCAGGCCATCCAAGCGGTCTGCGAACGCTTCAGCGCCAAGCAGCGCAAGGCCCTCATTGTCCAGGCCACCGGCACTGGCAAGACCAGGGTCGCAACCGCCATCATTGATGCACTGGTCCGCGCAAACTGGGGCATCCGGGTGCTTTTTCTCTGCGATCGCCTAGAACTACGTAAGCAGGCCAAGAACACCATCACCGATTTCATCAAGGAGCCATGGACCTACGTCACTTCGCAAACCGCGCAGGACAGGACCAAGCGGCTGTATTTCGCCACCTATCCGGCAATGATGAAGATTTTTCAGACCTTTGACACCGGTTTTTTTGATCTGATCATCGCCGACGAGTCGCACCGCTCCATCTACAACCGCTACAGCGACCTGTTCAAATGGTTCGACAGCCTGCAGGTCGGCTTGACTGCCACACCGGTGGACAAGATCAACCGCAACACATTCCGGTTGTTCAACTGCCAGGATAAGTACCCCACCGTCTACTACCCGCTGGAGCAGGCAATCAAAGAACACTACTTGGTCCCCTACGAGGTGTACACCCACACCACCGGCTTTTTACGCGATGGAATCAAATTCAACCAACTCTCCGAAGACCAGCGGGAAGAGCTGGAGGATGCCGGCGAGAATCCGGAGCTGTTTAACTTCGATCCCCAGGATATCGACAAGAAGATCTTCAACCGCGATACCAACCGCCAAATCATCCGCAACCTGATGGAGCACGGTATCCGCGACGGGATGGGCCAGTTACCCGGTAAGACCATCATCTTTGCCCGCAACCACAACCATGCCGTGCTGCTGGCCCAGGTGTTCGACGAGCTGTATCCCCAATACGGCGGCACCTTCTGCCAGGTGATCGACAATTACGACCCGCGTGCCGAGCAGTTGATCGATGACTTCAAGGATCCGGCCAATCCGCTGACCATCGCTGTTTCCGTGGATATGCTCGACACCGGCATCGACGTGCCCGAGGTGGTCAATCTTGTCTTTGCCAAGCCGATCTTTTCCTGGGTCAAATTCTGGCAGATGATCGGCCGGGGCACCCGCCTCTGCGAAAATCTGTTCGGACCGGGCAAGGATAAGAAAAATTTCCGCATCTTCGACCACTGGGGCAACTTCGAGCGCTTCGAGATCGACCGTCCCGAAGCCGACCCGGCTCCGTCCAAGTCAATCATGCAACTGGTTTTCGAGGCGCGAATCAGTCTCGCGGAAACCGCTCTGGCCAAAGGCGAGCTGGACACCGTCCGCGATACCGTCGAGCTGATCCGCAAAGACCTCAACGCCCTACCTGAGGAGACCATCGCTGTGCGGGAGCGGTGGCGGGAGAGAAGCGGCCTGCTTGCCCAGGGCGTGCTCGACCAGTTTGCCCCTGCCACGGTGGCCGCGCTCCGCAACGAGATGGCGCCGCTCATGCAGTGGGTCTATACCCGCGACCATAGCGATGCCTATGCCTTTGACCTGCTGACCGTCAATGCCCAGGTGGAATTGCTGCGTCAGTCCGGGCGTTTTACCGACTGCAAGGATCAGATCCAGGAACGGGTGAACGGATTGCTTAAACATCTCAATCCGGTACAGGCCAAGATTGATCTGATCAAGCAGGTAGCGTCCAGCGAGTTTTGGGATATGATTAATGTTGCCACGCTGGAGACACTGCGACAGGAGCTGCGGGGCATCATGCACCACCGGCAGAAACCGACCGTGAATCCGTTGCCGCCCAAGACAATTGACGTTGCCGATGGCGAAGTGGAACTGAACCGCCGCACCAGCAACGTCAAGTCCATCGACATGCAGCTTTACCGCCAACTGGTGGAAGAGACCCTGGAGCAGTTGTTCGTCACCAACCCGGCCCTGCAGAAGATCAGGCGGGGCGAGCCGGTTTCGCAGCAGGATCTGAACTCGCTCGTCTCCCTGGTCCTGACCCAGAATCCGGACGTCAATCTGGAGTTGCTGCGCGAATTTTTTCCGGATTCGACTCCGCCGCTGGATTTCATCATCCGCACCATCATCGGTATGGAGCCCGAGGCCGTGGAAGAGCGCTTTGCCGCCTTTGCCCGCAGGTTTGCGGATAACTCCCGCCAAACCCTGTTCCTGCGCCTGCTCAAGAACCACATCCAGAAATACGGGGCGATCACGGTGGAAAAACTCTACGAGGAACCCTTTACCACCATCGCCAGCGACGGCCTCGACGGCGTATTTACCAGCGAAGACCAGGTGGACGAACTGATCACCATCCTTGAAACCTTTCAACCCAAAACAGGAGCACCAACGGCATGA
- a CDS encoding type I restriction-modification system subunit M — translation MITGQLKSDIDKLWDDFWSGGIANPLSVIEQISFLMFARLLDIREIREEKKASRTGKPFRRLFSDKPLADEVRGKMLGDLVKTEQDLRWSHFKHLNGEDMLRVVRDGVFPHFKTVAVDGARFGEYMKDAQLLIQKTNLLVTAVNTIDQLPLTKGDTKGDLYEYMLGKLTTAGIAGQFRTPRHIIAKMVEMLAPKPDEIIGDPACGTGGFLVQTMHYLLKTNTTPGMEYQDEDGSLVYPGDRLEPFRAHIQSGLLHGFDFDATMLRIAAMNLLLHNIEAPNIHYMDTLSNRFPEGFPAEAEGFFDIILANPPFKGSLDYEDVHPVLLKKVKTKKTELLFVTLILKMLKIGGRSATIVPEGVLFGSSKAHQALRRMLVDDNQLEAVISLPSGVFKPYAGVSTAVIVFTKGGRTDQVFFYDVQADGFSLDDKRIEVAENDLPDLLERWQQRNPKQDTDRTQRHFFVAADDIRANKYDLSINRYKETVYQEEQYEPPREILARMMDLEKEIMADMEELRGMLG, via the coding sequence ATGATTACCGGCCAACTGAAAAGCGATATCGACAAACTCTGGGACGATTTCTGGAGCGGCGGCATCGCCAACCCGCTCTCGGTCATCGAGCAGATCTCCTTTCTCATGTTCGCCCGCCTGCTCGACATCCGGGAGATTCGGGAAGAGAAGAAGGCCAGTCGCACCGGCAAACCCTTCCGTCGCCTGTTTAGCGACAAACCCCTTGCCGACGAGGTGCGCGGCAAAATGCTGGGCGACCTGGTTAAAACTGAACAGGATCTGCGCTGGTCCCATTTCAAGCATCTGAACGGCGAGGATATGCTCCGGGTGGTTCGTGACGGCGTCTTTCCCCATTTCAAGACCGTGGCTGTCGATGGCGCCCGATTCGGCGAATACATGAAGGATGCCCAGTTGCTGATCCAGAAAACCAACCTGCTGGTCACCGCGGTCAATACCATCGACCAGTTGCCGCTCACCAAAGGCGACACCAAGGGCGATCTGTACGAATACATGCTGGGCAAACTCACCACTGCCGGCATTGCCGGGCAGTTCCGCACCCCGCGCCATATCATCGCCAAAATGGTGGAAATGCTGGCCCCCAAGCCGGATGAAATTATTGGCGACCCTGCCTGCGGTACGGGCGGTTTCCTGGTGCAGACCATGCACTACCTGCTGAAAACCAACACCACCCCGGGCATGGAATATCAGGACGAGGATGGCAGCCTGGTCTACCCTGGCGACCGATTGGAACCGTTCCGGGCGCATATCCAGTCCGGACTGCTGCACGGCTTTGACTTTGACGCCACCATGCTGCGCATCGCCGCCATGAACCTGCTGCTGCACAACATCGAGGCCCCGAATATCCACTACATGGATACCCTCTCCAACCGCTTCCCTGAAGGTTTCCCGGCCGAGGCGGAAGGATTTTTTGACATTATCCTGGCCAATCCACCCTTCAAGGGCAGCCTGGACTATGAGGATGTTCATCCGGTTCTCCTGAAAAAGGTCAAAACCAAGAAGACCGAACTGCTCTTTGTGACCCTGATCCTCAAGATGCTCAAAATTGGTGGCCGTTCCGCCACCATTGTGCCGGAGGGCGTGCTGTTCGGCTCTTCCAAGGCGCACCAGGCCCTGCGCCGGATGCTGGTGGACGACAACCAGTTGGAGGCGGTTATTTCCCTGCCTTCAGGCGTGTTTAAGCCCTATGCCGGCGTTTCCACGGCAGTCATTGTTTTTACCAAGGGCGGGCGAACAGATCAGGTCTTTTTCTACGATGTCCAGGCCGATGGCTTTTCCCTGGATGATAAACGCATTGAGGTTGCAGAAAACGACCTGCCGGATTTGCTCGAACGCTGGCAGCAGCGCAACCCCAAACAGGACACTGACCGCACCCAAAGGCATTTTTTTGTGGCTGCTGATGATATACGGGCCAACAAGTACGACCTCTCTATCAACCGCTACAAGGAAACAGTCTACCAGGAGGAGCAGTATGAACCGCCCAGGGAGATTCTGGCGCGAATGATGGACTTGGAGAAGGAGATCATGGCGGACATGGAAGAGCTGCGGGGGATGTTGGGATGA
- a CDS encoding restriction endonuclease subunit S — MMKYVPLSEVVHVAMGSAPPGESYNENGRGVPMIAGAGDYGAQYPQPKKWTTAPSRVTEIGDLIVCVRATIGDLNWADKIYCLGRGVAGLRAKKGKVDIKYAAHYINSKKEELSKLGTGSTFLAIRRNDLEEFPIPLPPLAEQKRIAAILDKADAIRRKRQAAIELADDFLRATFLDMFGDPVSNPKGWGVKKFAEIGTLDRGISKHRPRNAPELLGGPYPLIQTGDVANSNGYISNYKSTYSEIGLKQSKLWPSGTLCITIAANIAKTGILTFDACFPDSVVGFFPNGLSTTVYVQHWLGFLQKILEESAPESAQKNINLEILRNLNTPLPPVDLQREFAERVAIVQVLLAKQNTEILELENLFNSLNQRAFRGEL, encoded by the coding sequence ATGATGAAGTACGTTCCTTTGAGTGAAGTAGTTCATGTTGCAATGGGTTCCGCTCCACCTGGTGAATCGTATAATGAAAACGGTCGAGGTGTTCCAATGATTGCGGGTGCTGGTGACTATGGAGCACAATATCCTCAGCCCAAAAAATGGACGACAGCTCCGTCTCGTGTAACTGAAATTGGCGATCTGATTGTATGCGTCAGAGCAACAATTGGAGATTTGAATTGGGCGGACAAAATTTATTGTCTTGGTCGTGGTGTCGCAGGGTTAAGAGCAAAAAAAGGAAAAGTCGATATCAAATATGCGGCACATTATATCAATTCAAAAAAGGAAGAATTGTCCAAGTTGGGTACAGGATCAACATTTCTTGCGATCCGCAGGAATGATTTAGAAGAATTTCCTATCCCCCTCCCCCCGTTGGCGGAGCAGAAGCGGATTGCGGCCATCCTGGACAAGGCCGACGCCATCCGCCGCAAACGGCAAGCCGCCATTGAACTCGCCGACGACTTCCTCCGCGCCACCTTCCTCGACATGTTCGGAGACCCCGTTTCCAACCCTAAGGGGTGGGGTGTAAAAAAATTCGCTGAAATTGGAACGCTCGACCGTGGTATCTCAAAACATCGCCCTCGAAATGCCCCTGAGCTTCTCGGGGGGCCATACCCATTGATCCAAACCGGGGATGTGGCAAACTCGAATGGATATATCAGCAATTACAAAAGCACATATTCAGAGATTGGCTTGAAGCAGAGCAAATTGTGGCCATCTGGCACCTTATGCATAACCATCGCGGCAAATATTGCTAAAACAGGAATTTTGACTTTTGATGCATGTTTTCCTGATAGTGTGGTTGGTTTTTTTCCGAATGGTCTCTCGACCACAGTGTATGTTCAACATTGGCTTGGATTTCTTCAGAAAATTCTGGAAGAGAGCGCCCCTGAATCAGCTCAAAAAAACATTAATCTGGAAATCTTAAGAAACCTTAACACCCCTTTACCTCCGGTCGATTTACAGCGAGAATTTGCCGAGCGTGTTGCTATTGTTCAGGTATTACTGGCAAAACAAAACACAGAAATACTTGAGCTGGAGAATCTATTCAATTCCCTCAACCAACGCGCCTTTCGTGGAGAACTATAA
- a CDS encoding UvrD-helicase domain-containing protein — protein sequence MPYTASQTDNLNLHVITCAGSGNTQVMAARVAHSLKTKATEGFTLTSIVAFTFTQKAAAERKDQPHYC from the coding sequence ATGCCCTATACGGCCAGCCAAACTGACAACCTCAATCTCCATGTCATCACCTGTGCCGGCTCTGGCAATACCCAGGTGATGGCGGCACGGGTGGCTCATTCGCTCAAGACCAAAGCAACGGAAGGGTTCACCCTGACGAGCATCGTGGCCTTCACATTCACCCAGAAGGCCGCCGCCGAACGTAAGGATCAGCCCCACTATTGCTGA
- a CDS encoding DEAD/DEAH box helicase: protein MQWLQNRQKECVSRQQLVCGFPLGVEVQDAPPSRTRRSLGEGVILETRRIGRREQVLVDFLERGERHWLPFENLRAIKGVWQRFELSQTGEAGNAERFRLRSLAHAIEMWHENTGALSRLDIDPLPHQIHLVHHILASGNLNWMIADDVGLGKTIEVGMLLSALIRRGTHRKILLVVPSGLVNQWKEELHHKFALSDFQIYGEDFEIHDARHWKLYDFVIGSLDLLKSENHLPKLLQADNWDLIVFDEAHRLSRMQYGMKFQSSERFRLAAALRKKSDALLLLTATPHQGKNDKFQGLLELIRPSFKNHIRNLSLHPEILREMVIRNNKSDATDAEGNFIFQGKTTSSIAVDQNEAERSFDRHLKKYLQEGYNSQGRGSEIRDRAIGFVMATYRKLAASSIASIERALRKRLERLLGDIAAEASSMVDIEAVDERFVGEWEETDYGPRLEFFHGEIDLLNDLLRQAELVFNHDSKLSVLLNQLIPAIRGENLKEKVVIFTEYRGTQDYLSRALSERYGEQSVAVIHGGQDRSEREQAIIQFEDEGGQFLVSTEAGGEGINLQRQCHVMVNYDLPWNPMRLVQRVGRLYRYGQQKKVLVFNVSVSESMDGSILNILYNRIENVVSDMSVLGGEYRPGFEAEILGELVEVLDVADIINKSNQEPIVRTQEKIEEALKVARLAVEKQRELMQYAAGYDPHEGAGELSIGLEHVQAFLEGVFAAFHIEILERTHQGKVMRIKLPQEIAEEIGILGLQMQITLDRTIASRRREILMMDLDAPLFNYLLKKVKKYSFDGRVANLQGLESDAVITTMLRWQNDQGVRMRQEFAAFLITDGSCTRNPKAFSEWLKQPALDGHSPDVERGKVKKYYQIAVEAMDARLDEMSNRDLHPENRQLVTGGFVA, encoded by the coding sequence GTGCAATGGCTGCAAAACCGTCAGAAGGAGTGTGTTTCTCGGCAGCAGCTGGTTTGCGGATTTCCTTTGGGTGTGGAGGTACAGGATGCTCCGCCCTCGAGAACCCGGCGGTCGCTGGGGGAAGGGGTAATCCTGGAAACGAGGCGGATTGGCCGACGCGAGCAGGTGTTGGTTGACTTTCTTGAGCGCGGAGAAAGGCATTGGCTTCCCTTTGAGAACCTACGGGCAATTAAAGGGGTCTGGCAACGATTTGAGTTGTCCCAGACAGGGGAAGCCGGCAATGCCGAACGGTTTCGCCTGCGTAGCCTGGCGCACGCCATTGAAATGTGGCACGAGAATACCGGCGCCTTATCCCGGCTTGATATCGATCCGCTGCCGCACCAGATTCATCTGGTGCACCATATTCTCGCCTCCGGTAATCTCAACTGGATGATCGCCGATGACGTGGGCCTCGGCAAAACCATTGAGGTCGGCATGCTGCTCTCCGCCTTGATCCGGCGGGGAACGCACCGGAAAATTTTGTTGGTGGTGCCGTCCGGGCTGGTCAATCAATGGAAGGAAGAACTGCACCACAAATTCGCGCTCAGCGATTTTCAGATCTATGGAGAAGATTTTGAAATCCATGATGCCCGGCACTGGAAATTGTATGATTTTGTGATTGGATCGCTGGACTTGTTGAAATCAGAGAATCATCTGCCCAAACTGTTGCAGGCCGATAATTGGGATCTGATTGTCTTTGATGAGGCGCATCGGTTGAGCCGCATGCAATACGGCATGAAATTTCAAAGCTCGGAACGCTTCCGGCTCGCCGCCGCACTGAGGAAAAAATCGGATGCCCTGCTTTTACTGACCGCCACCCCGCACCAAGGAAAAAACGACAAGTTCCAGGGCTTGCTGGAGTTGATCAGGCCGAGCTTCAAAAACCACATCCGCAACTTATCACTGCATCCTGAAATTCTTCGGGAGATGGTGATCAGAAACAACAAGTCGGACGCGACCGATGCAGAAGGAAATTTCATTTTTCAGGGAAAAACCACCTCATCGATAGCTGTGGATCAAAATGAAGCAGAGCGCTCCTTTGACAGACATTTAAAAAAATATCTGCAGGAAGGGTATAACTCCCAGGGCAGAGGATCGGAGATCAGAGACCGGGCGATCGGTTTCGTTATGGCGACCTACCGGAAATTGGCTGCCTCAAGCATTGCATCCATTGAGAGGGCGCTGAGAAAACGGCTTGAACGGCTGCTGGGTGATATCGCCGCCGAGGCCTCATCGATGGTTGATATCGAAGCGGTGGACGAGCGGTTCGTCGGGGAATGGGAAGAAACTGATTATGGGCCAAGATTGGAGTTTTTCCATGGCGAAATCGATCTGCTCAATGATCTGCTGCGACAGGCGGAACTTGTCTTCAACCACGACAGCAAACTTTCAGTCTTGCTCAACCAGCTGATCCCAGCCATTCGCGGGGAGAATCTCAAGGAAAAGGTGGTGATCTTCACGGAATACCGTGGGACACAGGATTATCTGTCGCGAGCGCTCTCGGAACGGTACGGCGAGCAATCCGTGGCTGTCATTCACGGAGGGCAGGACAGAAGCGAACGGGAACAGGCGATTATCCAGTTCGAGGACGAGGGCGGACAGTTTCTCGTTTCCACCGAGGCGGGGGGAGAAGGGATCAACCTGCAGCGGCAATGCCATGTAATGGTGAACTACGATCTGCCCTGGAATCCGATGCGCTTGGTGCAAAGAGTCGGACGCCTCTACAGATATGGGCAGCAAAAGAAGGTCTTAGTTTTCAATGTCAGCGTGTCGGAGTCAATGGATGGCAGCATTCTTAACATCCTCTACAATAGAATAGAAAATGTCGTTTCCGATATGTCGGTCCTGGGCGGAGAATACCGTCCCGGATTTGAGGCTGAAATCCTGGGAGAGCTGGTTGAGGTACTCGATGTTGCTGATATCATAAACAAGTCAAACCAGGAACCGATCGTCCGCACTCAAGAAAAAATTGAGGAAGCATTGAAAGTAGCACGGCTGGCTGTCGAGAAACAACGAGAATTGATGCAGTACGCTGCCGGCTACGACCCGCATGAAGGCGCAGGTGAATTATCGATAGGACTTGAGCATGTCCAAGCATTTCTTGAAGGGGTTTTTGCCGCATTTCACATTGAGATACTAGAGAGGACTCATCAAGGAAAAGTGATGCGAATAAAGCTGCCGCAAGAAATAGCTGAGGAGATCGGAATATTGGGATTGCAGATGCAAATAACCCTGGACAGAACTATTGCATCACGCCGCCGGGAAATTTTGATGATGGACCTTGATGCCCCGCTTTTTAATTATCTTTTGAAAAAGGTGAAAAAATACTCGTTCGATGGGCGGGTGGCAAATCTGCAAGGATTGGAATCTGACGCCGTAATTACTACAATGCTTCGATGGCAAAATGATCAAGGGGTACGGATGCGCCAAGAGTTTGCGGCTTTTCTTATCACGGATGGAAGTTGCACAAGGAACCCGAAAGCATTTTCCGAGTGGTTGAAACAACCGGCGCTCGACGGGCATTCACCTGACGTCGAAAGGGGCAAAGTGAAAAAATACTACCAAATTGCCGTCGAAGCTATGGACGCTAGACTCGATGAAATGAGCAACAGGGATTTGCATCCCGAAAACAGACAACTGGTCACCGGCGGCTTTGTCGCTTGA